The proteins below come from a single Leishmania infantum JPCM5 genome chromosome 6 genomic window:
- a CDS encoding putative acyl-coenzyme a dehydrogenase gives MRTTLKGMMTRCTAPLRNAKSADLGTFFGASMPAAQSAAGFSFGLTEQQLQYQETARNFAKEKMIPVAAEYDRSMKYPHDVYKQAWELGLTNMHIPTKYGGLGASVMDGLVVQEELAYACSGMATAFEGNSLAEAPLLIAGTDAQNAKYLSRMVEEPLLAAYCVTEPTGGSDVAGMKTVAKKEGDKWVINGSKMWITNGGVANWYFVLARSEGGFTGFIVDADTPGVTLGQKEVMLGQRCSDTRGIMFENVVVPEENVVGEAGKGFQVAMKVFDFTRSAVAISAVGLARRATDEATKYARERVTMGKPIAQHQAVAFMLAEMAAGVEACRLMTYRAGWETDQGRRNTYCASCAKMMASNLAEKCSTNAVQIFGGNGYNTGYPVEKLYRDCKIFSIYEGTTQIQHAIIGRYVTGMRC, from the coding sequence ggcgccgctgcgcaatGCCAAGTCGGCGGACTTGGGCACGTTCTTCGGCGCCTCGATGCCCGCGGCGCAGTCCGCGGCTGGGTTTTCGTTCGGTCTCACGgaacagcagctgcagtaCCAGGAGACGGCGCGAAACTTCGCCAAGGAAAAGATGATCCCCGTCGCGGCGGAGTACGACAGGTCGATGAAGTACCCCCATGATGTGTACAAGCAGGCGTGGGAGCTTGGCTTGACTAACATGCACATCCCGACGAAGtacggcggcctcggcgcgAGTGTCATGGACGGCTTGGTTGTGCAGGAGGAGCTTGCCTACGCGTGCTCGGGCATGGCGACTGCGTTCGAGGGCAACAGCCTCGCCGAAGCGCCGCTCCTCATCGCCGGCACGGACGCGCAGAACGCTAAGTACCTCAGCCGCATGGTCGaagagccgctgctggctgcgTACTGCGTGACGGAGCCGACGGGTGGGTCGGACGTGGCTGGCATGAAGACGGTTGCGAAGAAGGAGGGCGACAAGTGGGTCATCAACGGCTCCAAGATGTGGATCACGaacggcggcgtggcgaaCTGGTACTTTGTGTTGGCGCGCAGCGAGGGCGGCTTCACCGGCTTCATCGTGGACGCCGACACGCCTGGCGTGACGCTCGGGCAGAAGGAGGTGATGCTTGgccagcggtgcagcgacaCGCGCGGCATCATGTTCGAGAACGTGGTGGTGCCGGAGGAGAACGTCGTGGGCGAGGCAGGCAAGGGCTTCCAGGTAGCCATGAAGGTGTTTGACTTTACTCGTTCCGCGGTCGCTATCAGCGCTGTCGGACTGGCCCGCCGCGCCACGGACGAGGCGACGAAGTACGCTCGCGAGCGCGTGACAATGGGCAAGCCGATCGCGCAGCATCAGGCCGTAGCGTTCATGTTGGCAGAGATGGCGGCTGGCGTGGAGGCGTGCCGGCTCATGACATACCGCGCTGGCTGGGAAACGGATCAGGGACGCCGCAACACGTACTGCGCTTCGTGCGCCAAGATGATGGCGTCCAACCTTGCCGAGAAGTGCTCGACGAACGCGGTGCAGATCTTCGGGGGCAACGGCTATAACACGGGCTACCCGGTGGAGAAGCTCTACCGTGACTGCAAGATCTTCTCAATCTACGAGGGCACGACGCAGATCCAGCACGCGATCATCGGCCGTTACGTGACGGGGATGCGCTGCTGA